Genomic window (Candidatus Bathyarchaeia archaeon):
AATACTTTTCCTCGTTGCAGGAGGAGGGCCCGACTTCCAAAGAATAAGTTTAAAGATAAGGGAGTTAGGCCTTAAAGAAAACTTTAAGCTGCTCGGTTTTATTCCAGACGACCATCTTCCACTCTATTATAACGCCTCCGACGCATTTGTTCTACCCTCAAAGTCTGGGGAGGGCATGCCCCTTGTTCTGCTTGAGGCCATGGCCTGCGGTCTTCCAGTTGTAGCCACCAACGTAGGAGGAGTGCCCGAAATTATCGACAAAAGCTGGGGCAGAGTGGTGCCGCCAAGTGACGCTGAAGCCCTTGCCGATGCAATATTGGATTTCTCTTATACAGATACTTCGCATCTCAGTGAGGAACTCAGGAAGGTGGTTGTGCAAAGGTACAGTTGGGAGGCGAACGTAGAAAGGCTGATTGAGATTTACGAAGAGTTTATTTAGTGGTCGCTGGCAAACTTTAATCTGCTCCGTGAGCACAAGCCATGACGAAAATGAGCATGGTGTCTATTGTAATTCCCACATTAAACGAGGCGGGCACAATAGGGCATACCATAGAGACCATAAAAGAGGAAGTGAAATACCCCCATGAAATAATAGTCGTTGACGGCAACTCTACTGATGAAACACAGGAAATTGTGAAAAGGTTAAACTGCTGCAAATTGATAATCGAGCCGGAAAGAGGCTACGGTGTTGCGCTAAAAACTGGAATACGGCATGCAAAAGGCGATGTTATCGTAATTGTTGATGGAGATGGCACCTACGAACTCAGAGACATTAATTTACTTGTGGATTACTTAATCAAGGAGGATGCAGAGATTTGTCTTGGTGCAAGAATGAATGGTTTATACAAAAAGTCCATGGACATAACCAATTATGTTGGAAACAGAATCATAACATTTGCCTTCAACCTTCTGTATAGGCAGAAGCTTGTGGACAGTCAATCCGGTTTTAGGGCCATAAAACGCTCAGCCCTTGAAAAAGTCAAGTTGTCTGAAAGGGATATGGCTTTTGCAACGGAAATGCTGGTTAAATTTGCT
Coding sequences:
- a CDS encoding glycosyltransferase family 2 protein is translated as MTKMSMVSIVIPTLNEAGTIGHTIETIKEEVKYPHEIIVVDGNSTDETQEIVKRLNCCKLIIEPERGYGVALKTGIRHAKGDVIVIVDGDGTYELRDINLLVDYLIKEDAEICLGARMNGLYKKSMDITNYVGNRIITFAFNLLYRQKLVDSQSGFRAIKRSALEKVKLSERDMAFATEMLVKFARRGFKIVEIPTTYKPRIYGRSKLKRIKAGLEIFRVLLKGIKD